CGGCACGAACTCCACCGCCGAGATCGCGGCCCTGCGCGACCGCGGCATCGACGTCATCGTGCTCGACCACCACGAGCCGGACGTCTCGTTGCCGGCCTGCGCGGCCCTCGTGAATCCCAAGCTCGGCGACGGCGCCTTCGCGTATCTGTGCAGCGCCGGCATCGTCTTCAAGGTCGCCCACGCCCTGCTCAAGGCCTCGCCGCTTCCCGGCTTCGATCTCCGCGACGTCCTCGACCTCGTCGCTCTCGCCACGCTTTGCGACCTCGTGCCGCTCGTCGGTGAGAATCGCATCCTCGTCCGCGCCGGCCTCGACCAGATGACCCGCAGCCGGTGGCCGGGCATCACCGCCCTGCTCTCCGCCGCCGGGGTCAGCACGCCCGTGCGCGCCGCCGACATCGGCTTTCGCGTCGGCCCCCGCATCAATGCCGCCGGCCGCCTCGGCACCGCGCAGGAAGCCCTTCAACTTCTCCTCACCGACGATCCCGCCGAGGCCCTGCGCATCGCCGCGAGCCTCGACGCGCAGAATCGCGAGCGCCAGGCCGTCGAGCGCGCCGTCGCCATCGAGGTCGAAACCTGGCTCGACGCGAACTTCGATGCCGCCCGCGATGCGAGCATCGTCGCCGGCGCGCGCGACTGGCACCAGGGCGTGCTCGGCATCGTCGCGTCTCGCATCTCGCGGCGTCACCACCGGCCCACGCTCATCGTCGGCTTCGACGAGACCGGCCAGGGCAAGGGCAGCGGCCGCAGCATCGAGGGGTTGTCGCTCGTCGAGGCGCTCCGTCGCTGCGAGACGCACCTTGGCAACTTCGGCGGGCACGAGATGGCCGCCGGGCTGAATGTTCACGAAGACCGCTTCTCGGAATTCCGCGCCGCGTTCGAATCCACCACCCGCTCCCTTGTCACCCGTGAAATGCTCGTCCCCCGTCTCCACCTCGACGCCGAGGTGTCCCTCGCCGCGTTTGGTCACGACCTTCTCGACGCCCAGGACATGCTCGCCCCGTTTGGCAACGGCAACCACCAGCCGCTTCTGCTCGCCCGCGCCGTCACTCCCGCCGCCGAGCCGCGCGTGCTCAAGGAGAAGCACCTGCGCATCGCCTTCATCGGCGACCGCCGCCAGACCGTGAACGCCATTTTCTTCAACGGCGCCGAGCACCCCCTGCCTCGCCCGCCGTGGGACGTGGCCTTCCACCTCGAGCGCAACGCCTGGAACGGCCGCGTCGAGGCCCAGATGCAAATCATCGCGATTCGTTCCGCCGCGTGACCTCGCTTCCCGAACCACCCGCCGCCATCAGCCCGGACACGCCGCTCAATAAGCTCGACTGGATCCCGCCGAAGCGCGCCGCCAGCCTGCGCAAGCTCGGCCTCCGCACGCTCGGCGACCTCGTCCTGCACTATCCCCGCCGCCACGAGGACCGCCGCCACTTCGCGCCCTTCCCCGACGCCGCCGGCGAGAAGCCCGTCCTGCTCTGCGGCACCGTCGTGAAGGCCGGCTACCTGCCCTACGGCGGATGGAAACGCGGCTTCCAGGCCGTGCTCGAAGAACTCGGCGCCGGTGCGCTCGCCCGCCGGATTTCCTGCCGCTGGTTCAACATGCCCTACGTCGGCAAACTCATCGCCGTCGGCATGCGGATGGTCGCCTACGGCCGGCCGAAAGCCCGGGGAAAGCAACTCCTGCTCGATTTCCCCGAGTTCGAAATGATCGAGGACGACGGCGACACCCTCGTCCACCTGCACCGCATCACGCCCGTGCATCCCGCCGGCGAGGGCGTCACCCCGCGCCGGCTCCGCGAGTGGATTTTTCAAGCCCTCCAGACCACGGATCTCGCCCGCATCCCGAGCCTGCTGCCGGGCGCGGACGCCCATCCGAAGCGCGCCGCCACCCTGCGCGCGATCCACTTTCCGGAATCCTTCGAGGCCCTCGAGAAGGCCCGCCGCCAGCTCGTCGCCGAGGAATTCTTCGCCATGCAGGCGCTCATCGTCGCGCGGCGCGCCCGCGTCGAGGCGCTGCCCGGCAAGGCGAAGGTCGCCCCGGGCGAACTTCTCGCAAGACTTCACGCCGCCCTGCCCTTCGCGCTCACCCGGGCACAATCCCGCGCGATTGCCGCGATCCGCGCCGACATGGCCAGCGACCGCCGGATGAACCGCCTGCTCCAGGGTGACGTCGGCTCCGGAAAGACCCTCGTCGCGCTCTCCGCCGCGTTGCTCGCCATCGAGGCCGGCACGCAGGCGGCGATCATGGCCCCCACCCAGCTCCTCGCCGAGCAGCACTACGCGAATTTCCGGCGCCTGCTCGCCCCGCTCGGCATTCGCATCGCCCTGCGCACCGGCTCACGGCGCACCAGCGACAATCTCGAACTCTGGTCGGGCGAGGGCGCCCCGCAACTCGTCGTTGGCACGCACGCCCTGCTCTACGACCCCGAGGAACTCCAGAATCCCGGCCTCATCGTCATCGACGAGCAGCACAAATTCGGCGTGCTCCAGCGCGCGAAGCTCATTCTCCGCGCCGACGCGCCAGACGTGCTCGTGATGACCGCCACGCCGATTCCCCGCACCCTCGCGCAGACCGCCTACGGCGATCTCGACGTCACCGTCATCGACGAGATGCCCGCCAATCGCGGCCGGATCATTACCGGCATTCGCGACACCGCGAAACTGCCCGACGCCGCCGCGTTTCTTCGGAAGCAGATCGAGACCGGCCGGCAGGTTTACATCGTCTACCCGCTCGTCGAGGAATCCGAAAAGATGGAGGCCAAGGCGGCCACCGCGGAGTTCGAGAAGTGGCGCCAGTTGCTCGCTCCGCACGCCTGCGGGCTGCTCCACGGCCGCCTGAAGCCGGAGGCGAAGGAAGCGGCCATGCGCGCCTTCGCCCAAGGCGAGACGAAGGCTCTCGTCGCCACCACCGTCATCGAAGTCGGCATCGACGTGCCGAATGCGAACGTCCTGCTCGTTGAGAATGCCGAGCGCTTCGGCCTCGCCCAGCTTCACCAGCTCCGGGGGCGTATCGGCCGCGGCGAGCACACGTCGTATTGCATTCTCATGCCCGGCGAGGACACACCCGAAGCTCGCGAGAAACTCGCCGTGCTGGAGCAGACGCGCGACGGTTTTGCGGTCGCCGAGGCGGACCTCCGCCTGCGCGGCCCGGGCGACCTGCTCGGCACCGCGCAGACCGGCCTGCCGCCGCTTCGGCTCGGCGATCTCTTCCGCGATGGCGAAATCCTCGAGGCCGCCCGCAAAAGGGCGACCGCGATTTTCCAATCCGATCCCGAGCTCGCCCGCCCCGAGCACGCGCCGCTCAAGGCCTGGCTCGCCCTTCAGGACGCCACCGCCCTCGAAGGCTAGGCGTCGTCGCGCAACCCGTCGAAGTAGTCGAAAAACACGCCGTCCGGATCGTGTCTGGCGCGCAGTTCCGCCAGCCGCGCCCAGCTCTCCGACGAGAAGGCCCGCCGTGCATTCGACGGCCGGCCCACGGTATCCGACTCGCCGACATAGAAGCCCGCGACGAGGGGATCGAGCCGCTCCACGAGCTCGCGATGCCATTCGGAATTCACGGCATCGTCCGCCGCATCGGTCCACATCGTCCACGGCCCGCCGTAAATCCGTGCATGCATGGAATACGCGCCGGCGGCTGGGTCCGGCGCCGGATTCGCGCCCGTGAAGAAGACAAACAGCACGAGCGACAGCGGCGACGGCGCGTTCGCAAAATGCGGCCCTACCGCATCGACGAGATCGCCGGCATTGGCATCGGAAAACGTCGCCTCGACGCGATTGCGCAGCCCCTCCGGCCACAACGCCCCGGAGGCATCGAAGAGTTCCTCGAACGTCACGGGCGCAGGCGGCGTGTGCCCGACATTTCGGGCAAAAATCGGCCCCTCGGCGAGCGGCCGCAATTCCGCAAGCGCCTGCTCCCCGGTTTCTACAAACGCCGTCGCCGTCACGAGGCAGATTTTCCCGCTCGAAGTTGGGCGATCCGCCGGCGCGGCCAGCAGGAAGAGGCTCAACTCGACGCACGGCGCCAGCTTCGGCGCGATCTCGCCGAGCCATGCCGCGACTTCCGCGGCGTCCTCGTATGCGTAGGAAATGCTGGTTCCGTGGATCGCCGCCGGCAGCGGATAGAGCCGCAGGTGATACCGCGTCGCCACCCCGAAAAAGCCGGAGCCCGCGCCTCGCGCGGCCCAGAAATACTCCGCGTTCTCGGTCGCGCTGGCGATGATGCGTTCGCCCGCCGCCGTCACGATTTCCACCGCCTCGACGCTGCCGGCGCCAGGCCCCCAGATGCCCTGATTCCACGACATCCCGCCGCCCAGCAGGTAGCCGCTCAGCTTCACCTGCGGACAATGCCCGCTCGGAAACGCCAGCCCGTGGGCATTGAGAGCGCGCTGGGCCTCGCGA
This Chthoniobacterales bacterium DNA region includes the following protein-coding sequences:
- the recJ gene encoding single-stranded-DNA-specific exonuclease RecJ — translated: MNAAAAQALAREHGLPRFVADLLCSAGRIGSEAVATFLQPRLRSLSDPNLLPGMPAAVARLDAALRANQRIVLYGDYDVDGVASLALLHRVLRAYGARVECFLPLRVGEGYGLSAAGLERCVEIHAPDLLVAVDCGTNSTAEIAALRDRGIDVIVLDHHEPDVSLPACAALVNPKLGDGAFAYLCSAGIVFKVAHALLKASPLPGFDLRDVLDLVALATLCDLVPLVGENRILVRAGLDQMTRSRWPGITALLSAAGVSTPVRAADIGFRVGPRINAAGRLGTAQEALQLLLTDDPAEALRIAASLDAQNRERQAVERAVAIEVETWLDANFDAARDASIVAGARDWHQGVLGIVASRISRRHHRPTLIVGFDETGQGKGSGRSIEGLSLVEALRRCETHLGNFGGHEMAAGLNVHEDRFSEFRAAFESTTRSLVTREMLVPRLHLDAEVSLAAFGHDLLDAQDMLAPFGNGNHQPLLLARAVTPAAEPRVLKEKHLRIAFIGDRRQTVNAIFFNGAEHPLPRPPWDVAFHLERNAWNGRVEAQMQIIAIRSAA
- the recG gene encoding ATP-dependent DNA helicase RecG yields the protein MTSLPEPPAAISPDTPLNKLDWIPPKRAASLRKLGLRTLGDLVLHYPRRHEDRRHFAPFPDAAGEKPVLLCGTVVKAGYLPYGGWKRGFQAVLEELGAGALARRISCRWFNMPYVGKLIAVGMRMVAYGRPKARGKQLLLDFPEFEMIEDDGDTLVHLHRITPVHPAGEGVTPRRLREWIFQALQTTDLARIPSLLPGADAHPKRAATLRAIHFPESFEALEKARRQLVAEEFFAMQALIVARRARVEALPGKAKVAPGELLARLHAALPFALTRAQSRAIAAIRADMASDRRMNRLLQGDVGSGKTLVALSAALLAIEAGTQAAIMAPTQLLAEQHYANFRRLLAPLGIRIALRTGSRRTSDNLELWSGEGAPQLVVGTHALLYDPEELQNPGLIVIDEQHKFGVLQRAKLILRADAPDVLVMTATPIPRTLAQTAYGDLDVTVIDEMPANRGRIITGIRDTAKLPDAAAFLRKQIETGRQVYIVYPLVEESEKMEAKAATAEFEKWRQLLAPHACGLLHGRLKPEAKEAAMRAFAQGETKALVATTVIEVGIDVPNANVLLVENAERFGLAQLHQLRGRIGRGEHTSYCILMPGEDTPEAREKLAVLEQTRDGFAVAEADLRLRGPGDLLGTAQTGLPPLRLGDLFRDGEILEAARKRATAIFQSDPELARPEHAPLKAWLALQDATALEG
- a CDS encoding FAD-binding oxidoreductase yields the protein MDLSALKEACRGDVAGRTDSHFYELLHGNLWNRLIPERAPDVVVRVADEEDVVAAIRFARANGLKVVVRGGGHNWCQPTLRNGGVLIDLTHLDRVISIDVEARRAVVQPIISNREAQRALNAHGLAFPSGHCPQVKLSGYLLGGGMSWNQGIWGPGAGSVEAVEIVTAAGERIIASATENAEYFWAARGAGSGFFGVATRYHLRLYPLPAAIHGTSISYAYEDAAEVAAWLGEIAPKLAPCVELSLFLLAAPADRPTSSGKICLVTATAFVETGEQALAELRPLAEGPIFARNVGHTPPAPVTFEELFDASGALWPEGLRNRVEATFSDANAGDLVDAVGPHFANAPSPLSLVLFVFFTGANPAPDPAAGAYSMHARIYGGPWTMWTDAADDAVNSEWHRELVERLDPLVAGFYVGESDTVGRPSNARRAFSSESWARLAELRARHDPDGVFFDYFDGLRDDA